The window AAGGCATCGATGGCCCTGCCAACCCCATGAGTACTTCATCACCGGTTTCACTCATCGTATTCAGCTTTACTACACCTTGAGCAACGACCCAAAGGCAAGAAGGTGAGAGAGGGATAATTTCTCCTTTAGAATAACTATGCAGGGGACGATCCTGGAAAAGGTTGTGGCTATTTCTGGAGAACGCCTTTTGAGACAGCTGGTGCTTGGGAAGTTCGCGCAATATCCAGCGCAAGGAGACGACTCTGTGTTCATGGTCACAGACTGCATCAACAGTCACATCGGCTTCAATACACTCACTATTACGAGGCTGTAAACCTAATGTCCAGTTTTGTACTAAGTTACGCTGCTGCAACTGATTGAGTTTGAAGCGAAACGTCGAACGCTCTTGTATAGGAATAAAGTTGATCAGCAGTTTGTCTCTCAAGTACGACGGCTCAATGTTGAGCAGCCTAGCCGCAGCACGGTTAGCCTCTTGAATTTTGCCTTGTGCATCCGTGATCAGGTAGGCATTGGGCATGAACTCAAAGAGTTCTTGATAGCGCTTGCGTTCCGCTTCCACCTGCAATCGGGTGAGGGCTAATTCCTCAGACTGCTGGTACATCTCCTCAACAGCGACTTGCAACTCTTCCGAGGCAGTACCGAGTTCCTTGAAGGCAGTTGGTAGTAAGAAGTCTGGTTGCTGAGATACCGGGACATTTGCGCCCTCGTACAGCTCAGCTAAGCGCCAGTTGATCACCTGTAGCCGCTTAGCGAACGCATCGACATTCACCATGTCTAAACCTCCGACATTCACCTATCGAGGTGAAGCATAGGAGATTACCTGCTTTTGATGCACTAACCAATCGAGAGATTTAGAGCCGCCAAACAATGGTAATATTGTCAACTTCATTTGTGTCCATTGTTACAGGCAACCTTAACTTTTAGCCAAATCTGCGGCTGCCTGTCCACGGAAATAAAGGGATTACCAACGAGAGGATGTCACCCTTTCACACAGACGACTTGCTTGAGAGTTGCCACAACTTCAACCAAATCAGACTGATGATTCATCACCTCGTCGATTGGTTTGTAAGCGCCTGGAATTTCATCCAAAACCCCTTCATCCTTGCGGCACTCAATCCCTTGGGTTTGCTCAATCAAATCATCCAACGAGAAGTGCTTCTTCGCTTTACTGCGCGACATCTGACGCCCTGCACCGTGGGAACAAGAGCAATAGCTGTCATGATTACCTTTACCCTTGACGATGAAAGACTTTGCTCCCATGGAACCAGGGATGATGCCGTAATCTTCCTCTCGTGCCCGCACAGCCCCCTTGCGGGTGACGTAAACGTCTTCACCAAAATGCACTTCCTTCTCGGCGTAGTTGTGATGGCAGTTCACTTCCAAAAGAGCCTTGGTTGGCTTACCACCCGCAAGATGTTTTTCAACAATCCGCTTAAAGCGAGCCATCATGACATCGCGGTTAACGCGAGCATAATTCTGCGCCCACTGCAAATCCCGCCAGTAAGCTTGAAATTCGGGCGTTCCCGCCACAAAATAAGCTAAATCTGGGTCAGGAAGAGATGTTTTTGTCATTTTGGCAAGTTCTTTTGCCGTGCTGATGTGGCACTGAGCTAACACATTGCCAATATTGCGTGAACCGGAGTGCAGCATGAGCCAAACTTGGTTCTCGGTATCGATGCAAACTTCAATGAAGTGATTGCCTCCACCAAGAGAACCCATCTGTCTCATCGCTTTCCCTTGCAAATCTTGCACCCCTCGATGCAGTTGTTTGAAATCAGCCCAACGCTGCCAGTTCGTTACCGATTTTTCAATGTCTTTGTTCTCGTTAAAGCCAACCGGAATAGCCGCTTCAAGATCTAGGCGAATTTTCTTGAGCTTACCCTCCAATTGGTCAGCCACAAAAGGCGTTTTGATTGCAGCCATTCCGCAACCAATATCCACACCGACAGCCGCCGGCATGAGCGCTTCTTTTGTCGCAACGACAGAACCCACTAAGGCTCCCTTGCCTAAGTGAACGTCTGGCATCAATGCTACATGCTTGAAAACAAAGGGCAGAGAAGCCACATTTTTGGCCATCTTGGTTTCCTCTGAACCCAAAGCATGATTAGCCCAAGAAAGGACTGGCGCTGAAGTGGAGATTTTTAGCTGTTCGTATGGCATAAACGTTTGCCTCTAAAAAAATATTGCTGATTATGGAGAAAGAGTTTTGTACAACGACTTATGTTTGGCTCAATTCATCCCTGTCTAAAGCTTTATAGGGGATAACTCTGAGATTCGTTTTGGTGTACTACATAAATACTACACGATACCTAGCTAAATTCCAGAATGTTGTTTCGCTACCCTGTGGGTCTTTCCAGCAAAAGTTAATAGCCCAGAGAGAAACTACATTACAATTTGTAAAGAGGGCAAGGTTTTCAACGGATCTGCCCTCGATTGTGTCAAGAGCAATCCACACCACCCCACGTTTACTCTTATGGCAGTTCGTAAAGACACAATTTGGGAACGCTTCCTATCGCCGATTGTCCGGAGCTTGATTGATGAAGAAAAGTTACGGCAGTTGTATAAAAGTATCGATTGGCAAGCCGAGAGCGATCGCTTGTCCAATCCACAGGTTATTTACCCTCACTACTACAGTAGCCAAAACTTCCACGGCATCGAGGGGGGATACCTGAACCCTAGTGCTTCGGTTTCCTATGATCCGATTACCCAGTATGTGCTGCCACCCAATGAAACTTGGGTACGCCAAGGCTTAATTGAGCGCATTGGGGGAACGCCGCGACGGATTCTCGACTTAGGTTGCGGTACGGGTTCCACAACCCTGATGTTGAAGCAAGCCTTTCCCCAAGCCCAGGTGATGGGATTAGATTTGTCACCGTATATGCTGGTAATGGCGGAACACAAAGCTAAAGCCGCCTGGTTAACGATTCAGTGGCGGCATGGGAATGCCGAAGAGACGGGATTGCCAGATGCGTCGTTTGACTTAGTTACAGCATCCTTATTATTTCACGAGACACCATCTGCCGTCGCGAAGACCATTTTGCGAGAAAGCTTCCGCTTGCTGATGCCAGGAGGAGAATTATTAATTTTGGACGGCAATCAGAAAACCTTGCGCCAAGTGGATTGGCTTACCGAGGTATTTGAAG of the Allocoleopsis franciscana PCC 7113 genome contains:
- a CDS encoding RtcB family protein: MPYEQLKISTSAPVLSWANHALGSEETKMAKNVASLPFVFKHVALMPDVHLGKGALVGSVVATKEALMPAAVGVDIGCGMAAIKTPFVADQLEGKLKKIRLDLEAAIPVGFNENKDIEKSVTNWQRWADFKQLHRGVQDLQGKAMRQMGSLGGGNHFIEVCIDTENQVWLMLHSGSRNIGNVLAQCHISTAKELAKMTKTSLPDPDLAYFVAGTPEFQAYWRDLQWAQNYARVNRDVMMARFKRIVEKHLAGGKPTKALLEVNCHHNYAEKEVHFGEDVYVTRKGAVRAREEDYGIIPGSMGAKSFIVKGKGNHDSYCSCSHGAGRQMSRSKAKKHFSLDDLIEQTQGIECRKDEGVLDEIPGAYKPIDEVMNHQSDLVEVVATLKQVVCVKG
- a CDS encoding helix-turn-helix domain-containing protein, which encodes MVNVDAFAKRLQVINWRLAELYEGANVPVSQQPDFLLPTAFKELGTASEELQVAVEEMYQQSEELALTRLQVEAERKRYQELFEFMPNAYLITDAQGKIQEANRAAARLLNIEPSYLRDKLLINFIPIQERSTFRFKLNQLQQRNLVQNWTLGLQPRNSECIEADVTVDAVCDHEHRVVSLRWILRELPKHQLSQKAFSRNSHNLFQDRPLHSYSKGEIIPLSPSCLWVVAQGVVKLNTMSETGDEVLMGLAGPSMPFGSTLTSLPTYQATALSEIVKLVSFSPAEISACSHLSQTLLPRISQRLRQTELLLAISGKRQVKERLHHLLQLLKLEIGAPVAQGTRLSVRLTHQDLADACCTTRVTITRLLGQFQKQGMITFDAKHHLIVREK
- a CDS encoding class I SAM-dependent methyltransferase, encoding MAVRKDTIWERFLSPIVRSLIDEEKLRQLYKSIDWQAESDRLSNPQVIYPHYYSSQNFHGIEGGYLNPSASVSYDPITQYVLPPNETWVRQGLIERIGGTPRRILDLGCGTGSTTLMLKQAFPQAQVMGLDLSPYMLVMAEHKAKAAWLTIQWRHGNAEETGLPDASFDLVTASLLFHETPSAVAKTILRESFRLLMPGGELLILDGNQKTLRQVDWLTEVFEEPYIKDYASQSVEAGMGAAGFEAVQTHDHWWMHQVTQGIKPLRANNPAATARQEFTSNTSQDFGSQGTPAPAF